The sequence below is a genomic window from Ciceribacter thiooxidans.
TAGGACCTTTTGTACTTTTGAACAATTCCAAAATAGTCAAGTTCACATTTCTACACCGCCTCTGCGACGAAGAGTCCGTTGACACCTCTCCGTATTCATGACTATTACGCTCAAGAATATGCAACACGAGACAGGAAGGGACACCTTCATGACGTTTTCACGGATGCTGCGTTCGGGTCTTCTGGCTTCGGCGGCGTTTCTCGCCGCGGGCGGAGCCGCCATGGCCGATGGCGAGGTCAACATCTATTCCTATCGCCAGCCGGAACTCATCCAGCCGCTGATCGATGCCTTCTCCAAGGAAACCGGCGTCGAGGCGAATGTCCTGTTCCTCGACAAGGGCCTGGTCGAGCGTATCAGTGCAGAAGGCGTCAACTCGCCGGCCGACGTGATCCTGACGGTCGATATCGGTCGCCTGGTCGAGGCGAAGTCCGGAGGTGTCACCCAGCCGCTTTCCGACGAGGCGATCAACGCGCAGATTCCGGCCCAGTACCGCGATCCGGACGGTGACTGGTTCGGGCTCACCACCCGCGGCCGTGTCGTCTATGCCTCGAAGGACCGCGTCAAGGAAGACGCCATCACCTACGAGGAGCTCGCCGATCCCAAGTGGAAGGGCAAGATCTGCATGCGTGACGGTCAGCACTCCTACAATATCGGGCTCTTCGCCTCGATGGTCGCCCATCACGGCGAGGAATACACCGAAAAGTGGCTGCGCGGCCTGAAGGAGAACCTCGCCCGCAAGCCGGATGGCAACGACCGCAGCCAGGCCAAGGCGATCATGTCCGGCGAATGCGACATCGCGCTCGGCAACACCTATTACGTCGGCCTGATGCTTACCAACGACAAGGAGCCGGAAGAGAAGGAATGGGCGGCCGCCATCAAGGTCCTCTTCCCGAACGCCGCCGATCGCGGCACCCACGTCAACATCTCCGGCATGGCACTCGCGAAAAACGCACCGAACAAGGACAATGCCGTGAAGTTCATGGAATTCCTCGCCTCCAAGGAGGCACAGGAAATCTATGCCGAGCAGGTCTTCGAATATCCGGTCATGCCGGGCGCCAAGGTCTCCGACGTCGTCGCCTCCTTCGGCGAGATCAAGCCCGACACGCTGCCGCTCGCGGACATCGCCGCAAACCGCAAGAAAGCATCCGAGCTGGTCGACAAGGTCGGTCTCAACGACGGACCGTCGATGTAATCGGCGAACGCTTCCCATGAAATACGAACAGGCCCTTTCGGGCCCGTTTTGCTTTGCGGCGCCCCCTCGCCCGAGAGAGCGAGGGAGGTATGAGCCTCGTCTTACTTCATCGTCGGAATGGAGAACTCGGCGCCATCCTTGATGCCGGACGGCCAGCGGCTCGTGATCGTCTTGGTGCGGGTCCAGAACTTGATCGAGTCCGTGCCGTGCTGGTTCAGGTCGCCGAAGGACGAAGCCTTCCAGCCACCGAAGGAGTGGTAGGCGAGCGGAACCGGGATCGGAACGTTGACGCCGACCATGCCGATGTTGATGCGGCTTGCGAAGTCGCGGGCGGCGTCGCCGTCGCGGGTGTAGATCGCGACGCCATTGCCGTATTCGTGCTTCATCGGCAGCGAGAGCGCATCTTCATAGTTCTTGGCGCGGACCACCGAGAGAACCGGTCCGAAGATCTCGGTCTTGTAGATGTCCATGTCAGGGGTGACGTTGTCGAACAGGCAGCCGCCGACGAAGTTGCCGTTCTCATAGCCCTGCAGCTTGAAATCGCGGCCGTCGACGACGAGCTTCGCACCCTGTTCCACACCACGATTGATGAGACCGAGGACGCGTTCGCGTGCTTCCTTGGTGACGAGCGGGCCCAAATCGGCCTTGTCATCTGTATAGGGGCCGATGCGCAGTGACTCGACCATCGGGGTAAGCTTCTCGATGAGCCGGTTGGCGGTTTCCTCGCCGACCGGAACGGCGACCGAGATCGCCATGCAGCGCTCGCCGGCCGAACCGTAGCCCGCACCCATCAGGGCGTTGGCGGCCTGGTCCATGTCGGCATCGGGCATGATGATCATGTGGTTCTTGGCGCCGCCGAAGCACTGGGCGCGCTTGCCGTTCATCGCGGCCGTGCCGTAGACGTAGCGGGCGATCGGCGTCGAGCCGACGAAGGAGACCGCGCCGATTTCCGGATGGGTGAGGATACCGTCGACGGCTTCCTTGTCGCCGTTGACGACGTTGAGGATGCCGGCAGGAAGGCCAGCCTCGATCATCAGTTCGGCAAGACGCATCGGCACGGACGGGTCACGCTCGGACGGCTTCAGGATGAAGGCGTTGCCGCAGGCGATCGCCGGCGCGAACATCCACATCGGGATCATGCCGGGGAAGTTGAAGGGCGTGATGCCGGCGCCGATGCCGACCGGTTGGCGGATCGAATACATGTCGATGTTCGGGCCGGCGCCTTCGGTGAACTCGCTCTTGGAAAGATGCGGAATGCCGATCACGAACTCGCAGACTTCGAGGCCGCGGACGACGTCGCCCTTGGCGTCTTCGATGGTCTTGCCGTGCTCACGCGACAGCATTTCGGCAAGCTCGTCCATGTTGTCGTTCAGGAGCTGGACGAACTTCATGAACACACGGGCGCGGCGCTGCGGGTTGGTGGCAGCCCATTTCGGCTGTGCAGCCTTGGCAGACTGGACGGCGGCGTTCAGTTCGGCGGCGCTTGCAAGCGCCACCTGCGCCTGCACTTCGCCGGTCGCCGGATTGTAGACGGGGGCGGTGCGGCCGCTGGTGCCGGCGACGCGCTTGCCGTCGATGAAATGCCCGATCTCATACATGGATGTGCCTCCTCAGGTTTTTCGCTGGACACAGCATCCCACTTTAATTTGCACAACACAACGCGATGATATACGCATCTATTGTGCAGAAATTGATGTTTAATGGAGGCAGTTGCGAGATGCTCCGGCCGACGTTCAAGGCTCTCACCCCCCTCTGTCACTTCGTGACATCTCCCCCTCAGAGGGGAGATTGCTGCTGCCCGCATTATTCACCGCCAGTCACGCTGCACCTATTGAAGATGAGATTCTTCCGTTCGGGCACATGGGAAGCGACGCACGCTCCGTCCGGCCGATCTCCCCCCTTGAGGGGGAGATGCCCGGCAGGGCAGAGTGGGGTGTCGCCGCCACGACCCGTGAGGTTGCGGAGGCTCGCCATGAACTGGGATGACGTGCGTATCTTCCTTGCGGTGGCGCGGGCCGGCCAGATCCTTGCCGCGTCAAGGCGGCTCGGGGTCAATCATGCGACCCTGTCACGACGGCTGACCGCGCTCGAGGAGGCGCTGCAGACCCGGCTCTTCGTCCGGCGGACCAATGGCTGCGAACTCACCGCCGAAGGCGAAGGCTTTCTCGTCTCCGCCGAGCGCATCGAAACCGAAATGCTGGCCGCCCAGGCACGGCTCGGACGCACCGACACGGCGGTCGCCGGGACGGTCCGGATCGGCGCGCCGGACGGGTTCGGCGTCGCTTTCCTCGCGCCGCGGCTGGGGCGGCTCATCGACCGCCATCCGCAGCTCAAGATCCAGCTCGTGCCGGTGCCGCGGGCCTTTTCGCTCTCGAGCCGCGAGGCCGATATCGCGATCACCGTCGAGCGCCCGGAGACCGGCCGCCTCGTCTCCTCCAAGCTCACCGAATATACGCTCGGCCTCTATGCGTCGCGCGACTATCTCTCGGAGGCGGGCGGGCCGGCGAATGTCGAGGCGCTGAAGGAACACAGCCTGATCGGCTACGTGGAAGACCTCATCTACTCGGCCTCGCTCAATTATACCGGCGAGATATCGCGCAGCTGGGATTCCGCCTTCGAGATATCGAGTGCCATCGGGCAGACCGAAGCGGTGCGCTCCGGCGCCGGTATCGGCATCCTGCACACCTATATCGCCAGGCAGTATCCGGAGCTCTGCCGGGTGCTGCCGGATGTGGCGATCCGGCGCGCCTACTGGACGATCTTCCACGAAAGCGCCCGCGATCTGACGCGCGTGCGCACGGTCGTGCAATACCTGCAGGAGCTGGTGAACGAGGAACGGAAGATCTTCCTCTGACGCTCACCGGCAGGCGAGGACGACAGCTTCCGGCACGATCAGTCCGCCGAAATACGCGTCGGTGGGACGCATCTCGCGGCTGACAGTGCAGCCCTCGCCGCCTCGGACGAGCGCGGGCCGATCCGTAGCGAAGGCCACCGCGGCGGTATAGTCGCGATCCCGCACCATGAGTTCGATCTTGCGGCCGGCGACTGCGACGGGTTCCTTGAGCCGGAAGCCGAAAACGATGGTCACGATACCATTGGCAACCGTGGCATCGAAGGCGCCCGGCATGCCGAGCGCCACCCGCTGTCCGTCGGCCGAGAGCTCCGCAAAGAAGCGTGGTCCGCCGAGGTCGCCGGTCAGAGCCCGGCGCATCACCGCGCGTTCAGCCGGATCGAAGACGCCGTCACCATTCGCATCGAACCGGGCGATCATACGGCGGCTCGAGACTTCGTCGATTGCGAGGCTCTCGGCAACCGCGACCAGCCGGCCGGCCTTTACATCGAACAGCACGCGCGCGGTCACGGCGATATCCGGATGGCTCGCCGCGAGACCCGCGGACGCCAGCCAGAAAAGGGAGGCGACGAACGCCCGAACCGGCAAAGAACGGCGGATCATCCTGCAGGCTCCTTCCCGTCGAGTTCCTGCAGGACACGCCCGAAACCCGGGAACGCACCGTCGTCCGGCAGCGCCGGAAACGGCGGAGGTTCGAGCGCCGTGCGCTTTGCCGCCATATACGCCCCGCCGTATAGAAAGCCGATGGCGATCAGCCAGCTCGCGAAGATGCGGGCGGCAATCGTGAGCCAGGTCCGGTCGAAGGCGGCCGCGGCAAGCGCCACCGTGGCCGAGATCCAGACCTCAGCGGCAAAGGCCAGCGGCCGATAGCTCCACTCGTGCAGGGTCGGGTCGCCGAGAAGCGTCGCAATCGCAAGAGCCGCGCCCGCGGGCGCCAGCAGCGGCAGGGCGATCCATGCCCGCGCGCCACGCGGCAGCACGAGCGGCAGGCCGATGAGCACGCAGGCGATCGGCCCTGTGAGGAAGAAGTGCGCCGCCGCTCCCGACGCCGTCGCCATCAGTGTGAAGAACGGCTCACGGAAGAGAATACCGGCGGCCGTTCCGAATACGAGGGATGCCAGAGCAAACGGCAACGCCCGCCGCGGCAACTGGCCGAGGAGAAGGCCGAGGCCGGCAAGCGGCAGGATGCGTTCAGCGGTGAAGACGGAGGCGAGCAACCAGTTGCCCTGCCAGCCGGACTGATACGCTGAAGCAGCGAGCGCCACCGCGCCGGCGAGTGCAAGCGCACATGCCGCCAGACGGAGATTTCGGCGCGACGGCACCACCACCGGCTTTTGCAGTGACATCAGGAAACGAGGAAGTAGAGGCCGCCGAGGCCGATCAGCCCGCCGAGCGCACGCGACAGCTCGCCCGCACGCACGCGCTGGAAGAGAAGTCCGACCGCGATGCCGGCGATATGGATGAGACCGGTCGCGACGACAAAGCCGATCGCATAGTCGGCAGGGTCGGTGGCGTTCGGCAATTCGGCGCCGTGGGCATAGCCGTGGAAGATCGCGAAGACACCGATCACCGCAAGCGCGAGCCATTCCGGCGGGCGCCACAGCAGGGCGATCGAGGCGCCGAGGACGATGATGGAAAGAGCAATGCCGCTTTCGACGGCCGGCAGCGGAACGCCGGCAATCCCCAGCATACCGCCGGCGACCATGATCAGTGGGAAGGCGATCGGCAGGCTCCAGACGGCACGACCGCCCATCTGCGCGCCCCAGAGGCCGACGCAGAACATCGCCAGCATGTGGTCGACGCCCGAAAGGGGATGCTCGAAGCCATGAAGAAAGCCGCCAGCCTGCCCCTGCAGGATGTGCGCCTGCGCCACGGCCGGCACCGTCGCCAGCGCAAGGCCGCAAAGCACGACCGCTGCAACGCGACGCGGTACATTCGAAAACAGCATGGGTACGATCTCCCGTTCGACGTGTCGCAGGGCGCCGGCAGAGAGCCGGCGAGTCGGGTCTCGACTATATCCGAATCACCGGAGATTGTAGATGGATCGTGTCGGACGACGCTGTCGGACGCCATCGCGTACCCTGGAGAAATACCATGACCCGCCTGCCGAAGTCTCCCCGCCGGTCCAGAATCCGCCGCCGCGGCGCATCTTTCCTGCCGGTCATTTTTGCGACGGTCGGGATGGCGGCTGTGCCCGCGCAAGCCTTTGCCCATGCGCTTGGCGGCGTCATGGGCGGCTTCGGCAGCGGCTTCGGCCATCCGCTCGCCGGCTTCGATCACTTCCTCGCGATGCTGGCCGTCGGGCTCTGGGGCGCGCAGATGGGTGGCAGGTCGGTGTGGGCGCTTCCGGCCACCTTCCCGCTCATCATGTGCGTCGGCGGCTTTGCCGGCATGCTCGGGCTCTTTCCCGACGACCTCATCCGGATCGCGATCGCCGTCTCGCTCCTCGTGCTCGGCGGGGTGATCGCGGCCCGCTGGGTGGCACCGGAATGGGCAGCACTCGTCATCGTCGCGTTCTTCGCGATCTTCCACGGCTATCCACACGGACAGCTGACGCTCAGGGCGACCGATCCCGCCGCCTTCACCGTCGGCTTCGTCGTCTCGACTGGCCTCATCCACATCCTCGGCATCGGCATCGGCTTCGCGCTCGGCCAGCTCTATCGCGGCTACGTCGTGCGTGCGCTCGGCGGAATGATCGCCGCAAGCGGCGTCTATTACCTGCTGGTCTAGGTCGGTTTTTTGCCGGGGAGATAATCGCGCCGCTCCTTGGGATTTAACAAAGAACAAGTCTCGTGCCCGCCCTAGCGTGCGCTTCACCACAGAACGAGGGTCGAAGCGACATGGACAAGAACTTCATCGAAACCTATGGCGATGCGCGCCTGCCGCGCTACACCAGCTATCCGACCGCACCCCGCTTCTCCGCCGCCATCGGCGCCGGCACCTATGGCGACTGGCTGACGGCAATCCCGGCGCGCGAGGCGGTTTCGCTCTACCTGCACATCCCCTTCTGCCGGTCGATGTGCTGGTATTGCGGTTGCCATACCTCGATCACCCAGAAGGATCAGCCGATCCTCGACTATCTCGAGGTGCTGAAGCGCGAGGTCCGCGCCGTCGGCACGGCTGCCAAACGGCATTTGCGCGTCGGTAACGTGCACTTCGGCGGCGGGACGCCGACGATCATGGAAGCCGCCGAGTTCCTCGACCTCATGGCGTTCCTGCAGCAGAATTTCGATTTCTCGCCTGCCGCCGAGGTCGCCGTCGAAATCGATCCGCGCACGCTCAGGGCAGAGATGATCGCGGCCCTCGGACAGGCGGGCGTCAACCGTGCAAGCCTCGGCGTGCAGAGCTTCGATCCGGTCGTGCAGAAGGCGATCAACCGCATCCAGACCGCCGAGCAGACCGAGGCCGCGGCGAAGGGGCTGCGCCGGACCGGCGTCGACAGCATCAATTTCGACCTCATCTATGGCCTGCCGCACCAGACCGTGCGCTCCTGCATCGAGACCGCGGAAACCGCGATCGCCATGCGGCCGGACCGGTTCGCCGTCTTCGGCTACGCGCATATCCCCGCCTTCAAAAAGCACCAGCGGATGATCGACGAGGCTGCACTTCCGGGTGCCTCCGAACGCAATGCGCAGGCCGAGGCCATCGCCGAAACGCTTGTCGCCGCCGGATACCAGCGCATCGGGCTCGATCATTTCGCCCTGCCCGAGGACGAGCTCTCGCTTGCCCAGCGGCAGGGGCGGCTGCACCGGAATTTCCAGGGTTATACGACAGACGCCTGCAAGACCCTGATCGGCCTCGGCGCTTCGGCAATCGGGCGCACTGCGGAGGGCTATGCCCAGAACGAGGTGGCAATCGGGCAATATGCCCAGCACGTCGCCTCGGGTAGGCTCGCCACCGCGAAGGGCTATCGGCTGACGGCCGAGGATCGGTTGCGGGCGGCAGTGATCGAGCGGCTGATGTGCGATTTTCGCGCCGATCTTCACGGGATTGCGGGCGAGCACGGCTTTGATCCGGAAGTGCTGCTCGATGCAAACACGATGCTCGAACGGCTGAAAGGCGACGGCGTCGTGGATCTCGAGGACGGCATGCTCACAGTGAAGCCCGACCACCGCTTCCTCATCCGCTCCGTCGCCGCGTGCTTCGATGCCTATCTGGCGGAAGCCGGCCGTACCTATTCCAAGGTGGCGTGAAGAAGACCGCGCGCTGAGTTCGGCTTCACCTCAAAAAAATGTAAGGCCCGGCGATCCCCACCTCGCCGGGCCTTCCCGCAGCTGGCCTTCCGCCCTATCCGGCCAGGCCGCGGTAAATCGCCGGCAGCGCGGAAGGCAGCCGGGCAATGTGTGAAACGATCGCGTAGCCGTTCTGCCCGAAGATCGCCGGTACGTAGGCTTGCGCCTCCCTGTCTACCGTCACGCCGAACACCTGCACGCCCGAGCGGCGCGCCTCAATGACCGCCCGACGGCTGTCTTCGAGCGCAAAGCGCCCCTCGTAGTGATCGACGTCGTTCGGCTTGCCGTCGGTCAACACCAGCAGCAGGCGGCGACGGTTCGGCTGTTCCTTGAGCCCCGCGGTGGCATGACGGATTGCCGCGCCGATACGGGTATAGTAGCCCGGCTTCAGCGCCGCGATCCGGCGTTCCACCGTGGCATTCATCGGTTCTCCGAAGTCCTTGACCGTCTCAACCCGCACCCAGGAGCGCCGGCGCGAGGTGAACGTCAGGATCGAATGGTTGTCGCCGCAGGCCGAAAGCCCGTGTGCGAGGACCAGCAGAGCCTCCTTCTCGACGTCCAGCACCCGGCGGTCGTCGAACCAAGCATCCGTCGACAGAGAAACGTCGACGAGGATCGTCACCGCGAGATCGTGTGCCTGTGGGCGGCTCATCAGGTGAACACGGTCGCTGCCCTGCCCACCGGCGGCAAGGTCGGTCCTTGCGCGCACAACGGCGTCGAGATCGAGATCCGATCCGTCGATCTGTGCCCGCAGCACCTCGTGGCGCGGGCGTAGCACTTCGAACTGCCGCTTCACCCGACGGATGAGGCTGCGCATTTCGTCGCGGGCCTCCAGCGTTTCACCCTCCACCGGGGCGGGGCTCGCGAGCACGCGGCAATGGTTCTTCAGGTAGGCGTTCGACCGGTAGTCCCATTCCGGATAGGTGAGCTCCGCCGTGAGTGGCGTGCGGTCCAGCGCCTCCGGCGGCAGGTCGAGGTCGAAACGGAAGCGTGCGGAGGGCCTGCCCTTGCGCTCGCCGAGCGTCATGTCGTCCAGTTCCTCCGCCGCAGCGGCGTCGTGGTCGTCGCTGTCGTCGCCGGGGCGGTCGACGTTGACCATCTCGGCCATGGCGAGGATCTTTTCGAAGCGGTTGAGAATGAAGGGGCTGCGGGACTGCTCGCGTCCGTCCTTCTTTTCCCGGGTCGCGACGTGACGACCGGCAATGCCGGCCTGACGGTCTGCGGCAGAGGCCGGCGAATCCTCGTCCGTCCGGGCGTCGCTCTCTTCACGGATCAATGCGTCCGGCCAGAGCGGCACCGGCAGCATCGGCAGGTAGCCGGGCGGCGCGCGCTCCGGAAACTGGCGCGGCTCCGGCTCGGCAAGCCGACCGACGCCTTTCAGCAAAAGGTCGCGTATGCGGTCCTCGACACGCTGCTCGACTGACGGCAGGGTACCGCGGCGACGCTCCTTCAGCACCGCGGCGCAGAGCCTGCGATAGCGCGGCTCGAGCCCCGGAAAGGCAGACAGGACTGTGGTGACGGTCGCCTCCGCGCGGGCGAGAGCCTCGAGATCGCGCATGAGCGGATCACGCGCGTCCAGCGGCTCCAGCGGCATCACCGCCATGGTCGCGGCGAGCCAGACATAAAGGTCGCGATTGAGCGCCTTGTCGGGGAAGAGGTCGATTGCCGGCGGCAACATCAACGTCGCGTGGTCGCGGCAGGGCTGGACCAGTTTCTCCTCGCCTAATCCGAGCCGCTGGCGGAGCTTCAGGCGGTGGCCGGAGGTCCGTCCGCGAGCGGGCGCAACCTGCACGGCGTGCTCACCGCCGAACCCGCGGAAACAGACGGCGAGCACGGGCTGGATTTCATCGAGGCTTACCGCATCCCCGGGATAGCACGGCCATGTGCGGGTGTTCCCCGCCAGACGATGCCAGGCACGTCCGACCGTCTCTTCGAGTTCGAGGAAATCCAGCATAGTCCTGTCCTCTCAGCGGATCACCGCATCGGCGACTTCGAGGAGCCCGGCACGCACGTCCGGCTCGTCGGTCAAAGGCTCGATCATCGCCGAGCGCACCGCCTCGCGGATCGGCAGTCCTGCATCGATCAGGCTCGCGCAGTAGACGAGCAGGCGGGTCGAGACGCCTTCCTCGAGGTCGTGGCCCTTTAGCGCGCGGAGCTTGCGGGCAAGCTCGACGAGCATGGCGACCTGGCCTTCGGACAGGCCGCTTTCGGCGGAGACGACGGCGATCTCCTGCTCCTTCGGCAGGAAGTCGAATTCGATCGCCACGAAGCGCTGCCGCGTCGAAGGCTTCAGCGTCTTCAGGAGATTCTGGTAGCCGGGATTGTAGGAGACGACGAGCATGAAACCGGCCGGCGCTTCGAGCTCCTCGCCGGTCCGTTCGAGCGGCAGGATGCGGCGGTCGTCGGTCAGCGGATGCAGTACGACGGCGACATCCTTGCGGGCTTCGACCACCTCGTCGAGATAGCAGATGCCCCCTTCGCGCACTGCCCTTGTGAGCGGCCCGTCGACCCAGACCGTGTCTCCGCCCTTCAGCAGATAGCGGCCGGTGAGATCCGCGGCAGCGAGGTCGTCATGGCAGGAGACGGTGGACAGCGGGACGCCGAGCTTCGCCGCCATGTGGCTTACGAAGCGGGTCTTGCCGCAGCCCGTCGGTCCCTTGAGGAGCAGCGGCAGCTGCCGGGTCCAGGCTGTTTCGAAGAGCGCGCATTCGTTGCCGGCCGGCGTGTAGGACGGAATGTCGGCGGACGTGGACGCGGTCTTGAGCATCAGGTTCATTGGGGGTGTTCCTCGTGCTGAATTGTGTGGAGCCTGCTGCCTCCCCGCATGAGGGAGGCAGCATAGCGGTCGACGCGCGGATCACTCCGCCGGCTGCGCCAGACTTGTGTAGGTCGGCTCGCGCTTCTTGCCCGGCACAAGGATCGCCCAGATGAACATCAGGGCCGAAACAAGCACCACCGCACCCGAACCCAGGCGGATCCAGTAGAAGAGAGCAAGCTGGTCCTGCACGTCCATGTAGCTTTCGCCGAGGACGCGCTGCAGGTGCACCTGGAGGACGCCTGCGAAGGTGAGCGCGAAGGTCATCACCGACATCGCCGTGCACATCGCCCAGAAGCTGACCATGGAGAGCCACTGGTTATACGGTGCCCGTCCGCGGATTTCCGGCACGGCATAGGCCATCACCGCGAGGTTCAGCATCACATAGGCGCCGAAGAAGGCGAGGTGGCCGTGGGCGGCGGTGACCTGCGTGCCGTGGGTGTAGTAGTTCACCGACGACAGCGTGTGCAGGAAGCCCCATACGCCGGCGCCGAAGAAGGCCATGACCGAGCAGCCGATCGACCAAAGGAGCGCGGCACGGTTCGGATGCTTGCGGCCGGCCCTCCAGGTCATCACGAAGGTGAAGATAACCATGGTGAAGAAGGGCGCCACTTCGAGCGTCGAGAAGAGCGAGCCGATCCACTGCCAGTAGCCCGGAGCACCGATCCAGTAGAAGTGGTGACCAGTGCCGAGGATGCCCGAGAAGAGCGCCAGGCCGACGATGACGTAGAGCCACTTCTCGACGACCTCGCGGTCGATGCCGTTGAGCTTGATCATCAGGAAGGCGAGCACGGAGGCCATGATCAGTTCCCATACGCCCTCGACCCAGAGATGGACGACGTACCACCAGTACATCTTGTCGAGCGCGAGGTTCGCCGGGTTGTAGAAGGCGAAGAGGAAGAAGATCGCGACACCCCAGAGACCGAAGATCAGGATGTTGGTGACGACGGTCTTTCGGCCTTTCAGCACCGTCAGCGTGATGTTGAAGAGGAACATCAACGCGACGATCACAATGCCGACCTTGATCGCGAAGGGCTGTTCGAGGAACTCGCGGCCTTCGTGGATGTGGAAGAGATAGCCGACCACGGCGACCGCTGCGGCACCGAGGAAGAGCCAGAACTGGGCGATGGCGATCTTCGTGCTGAAGAGTTCTGTCTCGGTCTCCTCGGGGACCAGGTAGTAGGTCGCGCCCATGAAGCCCATGAGCAGCCAGACGATCAGCGCATTGGTGTGGATCATGCGCACGATATTGAAGGGCACAAGCTCGGAAAGCGTATTCGGCAGCACGTAGATGGTGCCGGCGAGGACGCCGAAGAGAACCTGCGCGAGGAAGAGGCCGAGCGCGCCGTAGAAATACAGCATCGCGACCTTTTGGGTTTGATATTTCATCGTCTTTTCTCCTTGTCGCTCGCTCTCAACCCGCGTCGTTCGGCGGCCAGTTCTGCGTCTTGATCTTGCTCGTCCATTCGAGGAAGTCGGCGAGATCATCGAGCTCCTGTTCCGTCAGGTTGAACTG
It includes:
- a CDS encoding Fe(3+) ABC transporter substrate-binding protein, with the protein product MTFSRMLRSGLLASAAFLAAGGAAMADGEVNIYSYRQPELIQPLIDAFSKETGVEANVLFLDKGLVERISAEGVNSPADVILTVDIGRLVEAKSGGVTQPLSDEAINAQIPAQYRDPDGDWFGLTTRGRVVYASKDRVKEDAITYEELADPKWKGKICMRDGQHSYNIGLFASMVAHHGEEYTEKWLRGLKENLARKPDGNDRSQAKAIMSGECDIALGNTYYVGLMLTNDKEPEEKEWAAAIKVLFPNAADRGTHVNISGMALAKNAPNKDNAVKFMEFLASKEAQEIYAEQVFEYPVMPGAKVSDVVASFGEIKPDTLPLADIAANRKKASELVDKVGLNDGPSM
- a CDS encoding CoA-acylating methylmalonate-semialdehyde dehydrogenase, whose product is MYEIGHFIDGKRVAGTSGRTAPVYNPATGEVQAQVALASAAELNAAVQSAKAAQPKWAATNPQRRARVFMKFVQLLNDNMDELAEMLSREHGKTIEDAKGDVVRGLEVCEFVIGIPHLSKSEFTEGAGPNIDMYSIRQPVGIGAGITPFNFPGMIPMWMFAPAIACGNAFILKPSERDPSVPMRLAELMIEAGLPAGILNVVNGDKEAVDGILTHPEIGAVSFVGSTPIARYVYGTAAMNGKRAQCFGGAKNHMIIMPDADMDQAANALMGAGYGSAGERCMAISVAVPVGEETANRLIEKLTPMVESLRIGPYTDDKADLGPLVTKEARERVLGLINRGVEQGAKLVVDGRDFKLQGYENGNFVGGCLFDNVTPDMDIYKTEIFGPVLSVVRAKNYEDALSLPMKHEYGNGVAIYTRDGDAARDFASRINIGMVGVNVPIPVPLAYHSFGGWKASSFGDLNQHGTDSIKFWTRTKTITSRWPSGIKDGAEFSIPTMK
- a CDS encoding LysR family transcriptional regulator, with amino-acid sequence MNWDDVRIFLAVARAGQILAASRRLGVNHATLSRRLTALEEALQTRLFVRRTNGCELTAEGEGFLVSAERIETEMLAAQARLGRTDTAVAGTVRIGAPDGFGVAFLAPRLGRLIDRHPQLKIQLVPVPRAFSLSSREADIAITVERPETGRLVSSKLTEYTLGLYASRDYLSEAGGPANVEALKEHSLIGYVEDLIYSASLNYTGEISRSWDSAFEISSAIGQTEAVRSGAGIGILHTYIARQYPELCRVLPDVAIRRAYWTIFHESARDLTRVRTVVQYLQELVNEERKIFL
- a CDS encoding DUF1007 family protein, which produces MIRRSLPVRAFVASLFWLASAGLAASHPDIAVTARVLFDVKAGRLVAVAESLAIDEVSSRRMIARFDANGDGVFDPAERAVMRRALTGDLGGPRFFAELSADGQRVALGMPGAFDATVANGIVTIVFGFRLKEPVAVAGRKIELMVRDRDYTAAVAFATDRPALVRGGEGCTVSREMRPTDAYFGGLIVPEAVVLACR
- a CDS encoding HupE/UreJ family protein, with translation MLFSNVPRRVAAVVLCGLALATVPAVAQAHILQGQAGGFLHGFEHPLSGVDHMLAMFCVGLWGAQMGGRAVWSLPIAFPLIMVAGGMLGIAGVPLPAVESGIALSIIVLGASIALLWRPPEWLALAVIGVFAIFHGYAHGAELPNATDPADYAIGFVVATGLIHIAGIAVGLLFQRVRAGELSRALGGLIGLGGLYFLVS
- a CDS encoding HupE/UreJ family protein, with the protein product MTRLPKSPRRSRIRRRGASFLPVIFATVGMAAVPAQAFAHALGGVMGGFGSGFGHPLAGFDHFLAMLAVGLWGAQMGGRSVWALPATFPLIMCVGGFAGMLGLFPDDLIRIAIAVSLLVLGGVIAARWVAPEWAALVIVAFFAIFHGYPHGQLTLRATDPAAFTVGFVVSTGLIHILGIGIGFALGQLYRGYVVRALGGMIAASGVYYLLV
- the hemN gene encoding oxygen-independent coproporphyrinogen III oxidase; this encodes MDKNFIETYGDARLPRYTSYPTAPRFSAAIGAGTYGDWLTAIPAREAVSLYLHIPFCRSMCWYCGCHTSITQKDQPILDYLEVLKREVRAVGTAAKRHLRVGNVHFGGGTPTIMEAAEFLDLMAFLQQNFDFSPAAEVAVEIDPRTLRAEMIAALGQAGVNRASLGVQSFDPVVQKAINRIQTAEQTEAAAKGLRRTGVDSINFDLIYGLPHQTVRSCIETAETAIAMRPDRFAVFGYAHIPAFKKHQRMIDEAALPGASERNAQAEAIAETLVAAGYQRIGLDHFALPEDELSLAQRQGRLHRNFQGYTTDACKTLIGLGASAIGRTAEGYAQNEVAIGQYAQHVASGRLATAKGYRLTAEDRLRAAVIERLMCDFRADLHGIAGEHGFDPEVLLDANTMLERLKGDGVVDLEDGMLTVKPDHRFLIRSVAACFDAYLAEAGRTYSKVA
- a CDS encoding nitric oxide reductase activation protein NorD, translating into MLDFLELEETVGRAWHRLAGNTRTWPCYPGDAVSLDEIQPVLAVCFRGFGGEHAVQVAPARGRTSGHRLKLRQRLGLGEEKLVQPCRDHATLMLPPAIDLFPDKALNRDLYVWLAATMAVMPLEPLDARDPLMRDLEALARAEATVTTVLSAFPGLEPRYRRLCAAVLKERRRGTLPSVEQRVEDRIRDLLLKGVGRLAEPEPRQFPERAPPGYLPMLPVPLWPDALIREESDARTDEDSPASAADRQAGIAGRHVATREKKDGREQSRSPFILNRFEKILAMAEMVNVDRPGDDSDDHDAAAAEELDDMTLGERKGRPSARFRFDLDLPPEALDRTPLTAELTYPEWDYRSNAYLKNHCRVLASPAPVEGETLEARDEMRSLIRRVKRQFEVLRPRHEVLRAQIDGSDLDLDAVVRARTDLAAGGQGSDRVHLMSRPQAHDLAVTILVDVSLSTDAWFDDRRVLDVEKEALLVLAHGLSACGDNHSILTFTSRRRSWVRVETVKDFGEPMNATVERRIAALKPGYYTRIGAAIRHATAGLKEQPNRRRLLLVLTDGKPNDVDHYEGRFALEDSRRAVIEARRSGVQVFGVTVDREAQAYVPAIFGQNGYAIVSHIARLPSALPAIYRGLAG